The DNA segment AACATCCTGGAGTTGCACATGAAACGCTAACTAGCGAATAAGTGAATACTCCTACCACATCTGTGGGTACAGGAACAGTAACGCTATTAGATATTGTTGATGAGACTGTTTGAGGTAGTCCGCCATTAATCGTATAAACAAATGTATACGGTGCACTTTCACCACTTCCAGTGAAAGTAATTACTTGAGAAGGAGTGTCTTTACACACTGTCGCCGTTCCACTTATTGTTGCCGCGGGCAACAATACCATATTAGTAATAGGTGTTGTAGATAGTGCAGACTCATCGATATTGTTGCCAAATACACCTGTGAAGATGAAAAGTAACAATAATAAGTAGGCTTGTTTCATATATAATAAAGTTTGAGACGGGAAATTTACATAAAATTAACAAATAAAACCAACCAAACTTTCAAAATCTAAAAATTTAACAGCGACGGTCTTTTTAGAATTTTATTAATTATCTTTGCATTTCGAAAAAGTTCAACAGAATACAAATAATAGTATAGATGATAAATCCTTTGGATGTAGATCAAGAAATCGGCGATAATCATATTGCTAGTAGTGCAGAAAACCCGTTACGTAGTGACGCATTTGTCCTTACAGATGATCAAAAAATTGAATCAATCAAAAAGGACGTTTACAACATCCTTCAAACTTTAGGAATGGATCTTACGGATGATAGTATGCAAGGCACTCCTAATAGAGTAGCCAAGATGTTTGTAAAGGAAATATTTGGAGGTTTAAATCCCGATAGAAAACCAAATCCATCTGTTTTTGAAAATCCATATAAGTATGGAGAAATGCTGGTTGAAAAAAACATCACAGTTTATTCTACTTGCGAGCATCACTTGCTTCCTATTATAGGACGTGCACATGTTGCTTATATCTCGAATGGTTCAGTTATTGGTTTATCTAAAATGAACCGCATCGTTGAATATTATGCGAAACGGCCTCAAGTACAAGAGCGACTAACAATGCAGATTGTTCAGGAGTTGCAAAAAGCATTAAATACCTTGGACGTTGCCTGTATTATTGATGCAAAACATTTATGTGTAAATTCACGTGGTATTAAAGATATTGAAAGCAGTACCGTTACTTCAGAATTTGGCGGACGCTTTAAGGAAGAAGCCGTACGAAGAGAATTACTTGATTATATAAAAATGGAAACTAAATTCTAAATTTAGAACTTAGTTTTCTGATGAAAACCAATGCCCTAGCCCTGATTGCAGCGGCATCCTTTTTCTTTTTTTCTTAGAAAAAAGAAAAAGATACAGCGGAAAGCAGGAAAAAGCTCCAAATAAAAATTAAAGATGACTCCCTTATACAAAACTCAAGAGGTAAAAATTTACAATTCGCTCAGTGGCGAAAAAGCAGTCTTTGCTCCTATTCACGAGGGAAATGTGGGTATGTATGTCTGCGGACCGACCGTTTACAGCAATGTTCACTTAGGAAACGTGCGTACATTCATGTCATTTGATGTGGTTTTTAGATATTTTTTGCATCTGGGATACAAAGTGCGGTATGTGCGAAATATCACCGATGCTGGTCATCTCGAAAATGATGCGGATTCTGGTGAGGACCGAATAGCAAAAAAAGCGCGCCTCGAAGAATTAGAGCCTATGGAAATTGTGCAGCGCTATACTGTGGATTTTCATAATGTGCTAAATGCTTTTAATTTTTTACCGCCAAGTATTGAGCCAACGGCAACAGGACATATTGTAGAGCAAATAGAAATTATCCAAGAAATTCTAGACAAAGGTTTTGCCTATGAAGCCAATGGATCTGTCTATTTTGATGTGGTAAAATACAATGAAAATCATCATTACGGAAAGCTTAGCGGACGTAATATTGAAGATATGTTGAATAATACACGTGATCTGGACGGGCAATCTGATAAAAGAAATCCACAGGATTTTGCACTTTGGAAAAAAGCGGAGCCCAAACATATTATGCGTTGGAATTCTCCGTGGAGCAACGGTTTCCCTGGATGGCACTTGGAATGTACAGCGATGAGCACCAAATATTTGGGAAACCACTTTGATATTCACGGTGGTGGAATGGATTTAAAATTCCCACATCACGAATGTGAGATTGCCCAAAATGAGGCGGCAAAAGGGTGTGATCCAGTCAACGTTTGGATGCATGCGAATATGCTTACGCTAAACGGCAAAAAGATGGCGAAATCTACCGGAAATTTCATTTTGCCAAGTGAAATTTATACCGGTGAGAACGCTATTTTAAGCAAGTCTTTTACACCATCGGTAGCTCGATTTTTTATGCTACAAGCCCACTACCGAAGTATATTAGATTTTTCTGATTCGGCAATTGTTGGCGCAGAAAAAGGATACATCAGATTGATGGAAGCAGTAAATCTTTTGGATACTCTCCCAATTTCTTCAACGTCGACCGTAGATGTGGCGGCTTGGAAGCAGTCTTGTTATGATGCGATGAATGACGACTTTAATAGTCCAATTTTGATCGCACAATTGTTTGAAGGTGCAAAACATATTCACGCAGTTGCGACTGGCAAGGAAACACTTTCTAGTGAAGGAATTGCAGATTTAAAAAATACAATGCATTCGTTTTTGTTTGATGTTTTGGGATTGAAAGCTGAAAACGATACTACTGCCGAGGACGAAAAGAGATTGGAAGATGTTGTAGAAATTTTGATTACGATGCGTAATTCTGCTAGAGCAAATAAAGATTTTGCCCTTTCTGATAAAATTCGTGACCAATTGCTTGAAGCTGGAATCCAATTGAAAGACACAAAAGAAAAAACAATTTTTACGACTAAATAAAGAGAAAAAGGCAATGTTGAAAAAGATTCTAATAGCGCCTTTTATTTTTTTGGTACAAATTTATAAAGTCGTACTTAGCCCGATCTTGCCCGCCGCTTGTAGATATGAGCCCACCTGCTCCACCTACATGATTGAGGCTTTGCAAACTCACGGTCTATTTTACGGACTTTTTTTAGGATTAAAAAGAATACTAAGTTGCAATCCTTGGGGTGGAAATGGCTACGATCCTGTTCCAGAGAAAAAATGCAAACATTAAAATAAATAAGAAAATAAATAAAAGTTTATGACCAACGCACTTTATATGGTTTGGAATCCGTCGGAGGGAATAGACCTCGGAATTTTGATGATTCGGTTTTATAGTTTGATGTTTGTGGTGGCTTTTGGTCTCGGCTGGTACATTATGAAGCGTATATTTGAGCGCGAAAATGAACCCGTAGAAAATCTTGACACCTTATTTATCTGGACCGTTCTTGCAACTTTGCTTGGAGCTCGTTTGGGTCATGTGTTTTTTTACGACTGGGAATATTATCGCAATCATTTAGTTGAAATTCTTTTACCGATTCGTGAAAATGCCAACGAAAGTATTTTATTTTTTCAAGGTTGGGAATTTACAGGATTTCAAGGACTGGCGAGTCACGGAGCAGCGATTTCAATTATTTTGGTCATGTATTTTTACAGTAAAAATGTTTTAAAACGTCCCTTGTTATGGATTTTGGATCGTATAGTAATTCCAGTGGCGAGCGGTGCGATTTTTGTCCGATTGGGTAACTTTTTTAACTCCGAAATTATTGGTGAAGCAACCACTTCTCCTTTTGGAATTAAATTCTTGCACGACGCTTTTTCAGCTCAAGATGCACAGCAGTTAACGCAAATTCCTGATACAAAAATGGCTTACGATGCGATTGCAACTAGTCCACAATTTGCAGAATTGCTCAATCAAATTCCAGCAAAACATCCTGCACAACTCTATGAAGCGGTGGGCTATATTGCAATTTTTGCCGTACTATACTTTATGTATTGGAAAACCGACGCGCGAAATAGACCTGGACTGTTGTTTGGAGTTTTTCTAGTTTCACTATGGTCGGTGCGATTTATAGTGGAATTTATCAAAGAAAGTCAAGGTGGTTTTGAAAGTGCTTTAGGCCTTTTCTCAACCGGACAATGGCTAAGTATACCGTTTATAATCGCCGGACTATTTTTTATTATTCGAGCTAAAAAACTTCCAAATACTTTGTAATATTTAATTTTCTAAATATATAAAATTCCTGCTATTTTTGATGGTGGGAGTTTTTTTTTGGAGCTGTTCGCGCTATTCTCTGCAATTCCTCGTGGCAACACTTTTTTCCCAATGCCATAGAAGGATCCCGATTGCTATCGGGACTAAGGTCGCTCTTTTCTGTCAGGAAAAAATAGTCTTGCTGCCTGCGGGATTTCCGTTATTATTACGGCTACGAAGTAGGATTTACGAAGTAGGATTTACGAAGTAGGATTTACGAAGTAGGATTTACGAAGTAGGATTTACGAAGTGGGATTTACGAAGTAGGATTTACGAAGTAGGATTTACGAAGTAGGATTTACGAAGTAGGATTTACGAAGTAGGATTTACGAAGTAGGATTTACGAAGTAGGATTTACGAAGTAGGATTTACGAAGTAGGATTTACGAAGTAGGATTTACGAAGTAGGATTTACGAAGTGGGATTTACGAAGTAGGATTTACGAAGTAGGATTTACGAAGTAGGATTTACGAAGTAGGATTTACGAAGTAGGATTTACGAAGTAGGATTTACGAAGCAGGATTTACGAAGTAGAATTTACGAAGTAGGATTTGGAATTTTAAAAAAATGCCTTACAGATCGGGTTGCTGCAAAAAACGCAACTATCCTAACAAAAATCACCCAAACTCCCCTATCTTACACCCTTAATCTTTGAAATATGAAAATAAATTTATTGTCTTGCGATGCGCCAAGACCAGACAAAAGAGCGATTGCCAAATGCATTGCAGAAATTTCGATTAATGTTAGTGCTTCCTTAGCGAATGAGCTGACCGATATTCTGCTGGAAGGTGACCCCGTAGATTTTGAGATAGATGATAAAAATTCAAGCTCAGCATTAAGAGATTTACGAAAACTAAGTATCGACTACGAAATTGTAGAATAATTTGTTCAGCATTTCTGGGCTTTCCTAGATGTATAAACAAGGATACGATAGAGCAAAAAAGGAAGATTATCAACAGTGAAAGTAGTGCTTTATAATTTTTAATTAAAAGAAGACATCGCATTGCTGTCAACTATTCTTTTAATTGTATAATTTTTTGTATTCCTGCTTTGTCTACATTTGACGATATCTTAGACACAATTCTGCCTTATGACTTTTACCTCCTTTCTCAAAATCAACATCATAGCAGTAGTTCTCCTTGTGGTTTCTCAAAATGCATTTTCGCAAGAAGAAAATATAGAAATAGCCAAAGACAGTGTTCCCTTCGTAACTCTTTACGACTTATTCAAAAAGAAAGAAAATCGAGTTGACACACCTCAAGCACTAACGAGTTTTATAATTTTGCCTACCTTGGGATATCAGCCGGCGAACGGTTTTACGGGTGGTTTTATAAGTCAATATAGTTTTAGAGAGAAGGAAGAAGATCGGGTTTCTTTACTTTCTGGAGGAGCATCTTACAGTACCAAAAAGCAAATTTTAACCTACGCTAAAAATAATATGTATCTCAAAGGCGACACATATTTCTTAAGTGGCGATTTACGTTATTATGTGTTTTCTCAATCTAATTTTGGACTGGGTTCGGATATTGTACCGTACGGAGAAGCATTTGAAAACTTCAACTATGAAGCGATTGAAGAGCCAATGAAATACAATTATTTTAAATTTCACCAAACCGCCAACTACAAAATTCTTCCGAATATTTACGCTGGCTTAGGAATTCACATTGATAGTTATGATCAAATTCAGGATGAACTTCTAAATCTGGAAGCAAATCAGCTAACCGAACATTATAACTATTCTCAAGAGTATGGATATAATGATGAGCATTATACGGTTGCAGGAGGAAGTGCAAACTTAATCTATGATGGCAGAGATAACTTGATCAATACAAATTCGGGATTGTTTGTGAATCTTAGTTATCGTTTTAATCCTGAAATTCGTTCGAGTCAACAACAAAGCTCTACGCTAACTTTAGATTCACGGTATTTTATTCCATTAAGTAAATCTAATAAGCAACACGTTTTGGGATTTTGGCTCTATGGCCAATTTTTGACTAGTGGTAATTTGCCCTATCTAAATTTACCCGCAATTGGATGGGATCAAAATAGCCGCACTGGAAAAGGATATATTCAAGGCCTTTTTAGAGGTGCTAATTTGGCTTTCTTAGAAACAGAGTATCGCTTTCCGATTCTGAAAAATCAACTAATCAGCGGTACCGTGTTTGTAAATGCAACATCGGCAAGTGATGTGGCGGGGGATTTAGCTCTTTTCCACACTATTCAGCCCGCAGTTGGACTGGGATTACGGGTCTTACTGGACAAGAATACGCTGACGAATTTCGTTATGAACTTTGGTTTAGGTCGTGATTCTACGACGTTTTACTTTAATGATGGGGAGGGGTTCTGAGAAATTTAAAGATTGAAAGATTTGTATAATGTAAAATTGTCTACTGTATATTGTAAAAAATGTATACTGTATAATTGATTATTATAAGCCTGTATTCTGTAAATTGTGCAAAATGTAGAGTGAAGATATTGAATAATTACAGCCGCTTTTGCAATATTTCAATGGTTATTATAGCATAAGCTTTTCTACAATTACAGCCCAATAAAATACCGCAGCGCTTTGGGATTGTGCTTATGAATAATTTGCAATTTACTTTGATTTTCCATTACTACTGAACTTCGGTAATCTGTATGATTGGCAATTAATTTCTCAATTCGGTAGGTGAAAGTTTCCAAGGTTTTTAATGCCTTAAATAAATACTCCAAACTTTCAATTGAATAGACCGAGGTCTCTTCGTCAATCTCCACGGGATTCTGACCGTGCATAGCCAGATTTCGGAGACTATTCACCAAAGTGGATTCGTAAAAACTTTTCCCTTGAAACTCAATTTTGCCATACGGAAATATACTTTCGGGTTGAGTATCATTGGCGAATTCTAATAAGTCTTTTAAAGTAAAACCTTGAAATTCACCCAACTGATTAATTTCATCCTCTCTACGTTCCAACTGACGTATGCGCGATTGAAAATAGCTTCGAGAACGTTCACTTTGTTCCGCTCGATTTTTAAAATATTGGATCATGTCTTCATTTCTGAAATTTTTTAGAAAAAGATATTCTCTCATCTTTCGTTCAAACGTTAGCACATCATCTTGAATAGCTCTCAATACTGTGGTTTGATTATAATCGGCAAAATGAACAACACCACTTAAAACTTCACCTTTAAAGACAAATAATGCGCTGTGCTGATTATTTCTAAATTTCTCTATTAATGAGTTGTCAAAGATTTTCTCTTCTTTGTCCAGTCGGTTTTCGTTCCCGATTTTTTTCTTCCTAAAGGTATTCCCTTCCAAAACATAAAAATTTTCGGAGTCGTAATCCGGCATATTGTTAATTTTGAGTTGCTGACAGATACTAACACACGCTACATCCACCTCTCGGTCGTAATATAAAATTGATGATTGCTCTATATCTCCGAAATTAAGTTTTAAATGTTCCATAGTTTGTGTATTTTTCCGCGATCGACTTGAGTTTGTTGGGTAGATTCAAATATATACATTTTCATTCTAGTAGAATCAGCAGTTTTAAAATTGTTAGAATTTTTACACTACAAAAAATCTAAGGTCCTTCCCACATCAACTCTTCAAATACATCTTTAGCGCTTCAACCGAAGCCAAATCTCCTTCTTGCTAATTGTCTAAAGTGAATATAGCGGGTTTCGCTTACGCAAAATTGAGTAAAGTTGAAGCCTTTCGGCGAAAGCCAAAAAATTACAATTCTAAAGTTTCGATCAGATAGTTTTGCGACACAATTATTGATACTGCACTTAAGCGTACACTTAGAATATTAGTAAAAAAATCTTAAATAGTGGGGCACCGCACATTCGGTGGGTAATTCTTACACAGGTGCCACAACTCTAAATTACTGCAATCCCTTGATTTTAAAGCAACAGACAAATAGGAACGACAGTTGCTTAAATGTTTTCAATAAAATTTGACCCTAGAAAAATATTTATGAAAACACAAGCCATAGCAACTACAGAAACCTACTTCAACGATAATATCGACTCAGTAGTGCAGCACCCAGCTTCAAAATTTGCAAAAGCAAAATCTGAAAAAAAAGTAATTTCAATCGCGAAAGCAACAGTTACCACTAAGAGAAAAATTTCTAACCAAATAATTCTATCTGCAACAATGCTACTGCTTGTAGGTGGAGCAACTCTTGTTTATTTCTTACAAGCAGATTTTCAGCAGTTCAATCAAATGCGAATGAGTTCGACACTAGGATTGACTTTTCTAATTTTAACATTGGGACTGTTGCTTTTTAAAGTTTCCTTCCTAATTTATAACGTTTATCTATACTTTACTTACAAGCCAATCGAATCAGTTTCGGATGAATTATTACCAACAGTAACTGTAATTGTTCCCGCTTACAATGAAGGTAATTTGGTGCTTGAAACTTTAAGAAGTATTGCCAATAGTGATTTTCCTGCCAAGAAATTACAAATTTTAGCAATTGACGATGGTAGTAAAGATGATACTTGGTCTTGGATGCAAAAAGCAAAAGCGGAGTTAGGAGACAAATTAGTTATCTTACAGCAGCCTGAAAATAAAGGAAAAAGACACGCGCTTTACCGTGGTTTTAATCTTGGTACTGGAGAAGTTTTTGTGACAATTGATAGCGATTCGATAATCAAAAAAGACACTTTGCGTAATCTTGTTAGTCCATTTGTCGTTGACGCAGAATGTGGAGCAGTTGCAGGAAATGTAAAAGTGCTGAACAACAAGAACGCGATTTTACCAAAAATGCTTAACGTAAGTTTTGTGATGAGTTTTGAATTTGTACGTTCGGCCGAAAGTCAGTTAGGCAGCGTTTTATGTACTCCTGGAGCCTTGGCGGCCTACAGAAGTTCAGCGGTTTTTAAATGTCTGCCAGAATGGATTGACCAGAAATTTATGGGTCAAGCTTCGGATATTGGCGAAGATCGTGCGATGACAAATATGATATTGAAGCAAGGTGAGAAAGTGCTTTTCCAAAGAAATGCAGTGGTTTTGACCGATGTTCCTGAGCAGTACAAAGGACTTTACAAAATGTTTATTCGTTGGGGACGAAGTAATGTACGTGAGAATTTGGTTATGGCAAATTACGTTTTCAAAAGTTACAAAGAAGGTTCAAAAGCAGGAACAAGATTGCTGTTTTTCAACCAATTTCTAACTATTGTAATGACCTACCCATTCCTGATTTTCACCGCGTTTATGATTGCAATGCATCCACTGTTATTTATTAGCTCTACCCTACTAGGAATCCTAGTGGTATCGACATTTCCTGTCTTATTTTATGCAAAAAGATATAGCGCGTCTGAGTCATTATGGGCGTATGCCTATAGCGTTTTATATACTTTTGGATTGTTTTGGATTGCACCTTACGCAATTGCAACGGCTGGAAAAAGCGGTTGGCTAACTAGAGAATTAACAGTATAGTTGTTAGCTTTTAGTCCATCAGTTGGCGGATAAAATCTTATTATAAAATACTCCACCATTATATTTACTCTTCAAAAGCCGCTATTTTAGTGGCTTTTGTGTTATTAGCTATTTAAATTTTCTTTTTGAAGTTTATAAAATCGCGAATGGTACAAATTTATGTCTTCGATTTTTTTGGGCGAGCCCTTTCGCCAGAACTTGACTTGCAAAGTATCATTTTTTTCTTGGCTCAGGTCAGGCTGTTTGCTATATCTTTTCTGGCAAAAAGCCAGAAAAGGATGCCGCGCCCATCCTTCTCGCAAAATCGGCATTGAAGATTATTTAGGGGTATAAATTTAAAATAAGTCTAGCCCCTCTTTGATACAGTAAAGCATCTTCAGTGCGAGCTCCTAGACCTGCATTTATTTTATCAGTCATAAATATGGCCAAATGATCCTTTCTATGTACCTTGCTAGACTATGAAAATTGTTAAAATAAATCTATGACCGAAAAATTACAAGATACAAGCAATAAGAAACCATTTCTCGGACTTATTGTTAATAACAAAGTATTTTATCCGTCGCTTTTTATCGTCGTTATTAGTGTAGTTTTAGCCATGCTTTTCAGCGGACAGGCACAAAGCAGCTTTGAAAACGCACAACGAATTGTCGCCGAGAAAGGCGGTTGGGTTTACACTATTTCTGTAAATGCCTTTATTATATTTTGCCTTTTTATGGCCTTCGGAAAATATAGTTCTATCAGATTAGGTGGTCCTAAAGCCAAGCCAGAATTTAAAGTTCACGCATGGTTTGCCATGCTCTTTAGTGCGGGAATTGGAAACGGATTAGTGCTCTTTAGCATTGCAGATCCTGTTCGCGATTTTATGAATCCCCCTAGACTTGCCGCAGATGCTGCGCCTACCGCAATAGCTCAAGAAGCGATCAACTTTTCTTTCTTACACCACGGAATTCACGGCT comes from the Flavobacterium ardleyense genome and includes:
- the folE gene encoding GTP cyclohydrolase I FolE, which gives rise to MINPLDVDQEIGDNHIASSAENPLRSDAFVLTDDQKIESIKKDVYNILQTLGMDLTDDSMQGTPNRVAKMFVKEIFGGLNPDRKPNPSVFENPYKYGEMLVEKNITVYSTCEHHLLPIIGRAHVAYISNGSVIGLSKMNRIVEYYAKRPQVQERLTMQIVQELQKALNTLDVACIIDAKHLCVNSRGIKDIESSTVTSEFGGRFKEEAVRRELLDYIKMETKF
- the cysS gene encoding cysteine--tRNA ligase gives rise to the protein MTPLYKTQEVKIYNSLSGEKAVFAPIHEGNVGMYVCGPTVYSNVHLGNVRTFMSFDVVFRYFLHLGYKVRYVRNITDAGHLENDADSGEDRIAKKARLEELEPMEIVQRYTVDFHNVLNAFNFLPPSIEPTATGHIVEQIEIIQEILDKGFAYEANGSVYFDVVKYNENHHYGKLSGRNIEDMLNNTRDLDGQSDKRNPQDFALWKKAEPKHIMRWNSPWSNGFPGWHLECTAMSTKYLGNHFDIHGGGMDLKFPHHECEIAQNEAAKGCDPVNVWMHANMLTLNGKKMAKSTGNFILPSEIYTGENAILSKSFTPSVARFFMLQAHYRSILDFSDSAIVGAEKGYIRLMEAVNLLDTLPISSTSTVDVAAWKQSCYDAMNDDFNSPILIAQLFEGAKHIHAVATGKETLSSEGIADLKNTMHSFLFDVLGLKAENDTTAEDEKRLEDVVEILITMRNSARANKDFALSDKIRDQLLEAGIQLKDTKEKTIFTTK
- the yidD gene encoding membrane protein insertion efficiency factor YidD; the protein is MLKKILIAPFIFLVQIYKVVLSPILPAACRYEPTCSTYMIEALQTHGLFYGLFLGLKRILSCNPWGGNGYDPVPEKKCKH
- the lgt gene encoding prolipoprotein diacylglyceryl transferase — its product is MTNALYMVWNPSEGIDLGILMIRFYSLMFVVAFGLGWYIMKRIFERENEPVENLDTLFIWTVLATLLGARLGHVFFYDWEYYRNHLVEILLPIRENANESILFFQGWEFTGFQGLASHGAAISIILVMYFYSKNVLKRPLLWILDRIVIPVASGAIFVRLGNFFNSEIIGEATTSPFGIKFLHDAFSAQDAQQLTQIPDTKMAYDAIATSPQFAELLNQIPAKHPAQLYEAVGYIAIFAVLYFMYWKTDARNRPGLLFGVFLVSLWSVRFIVEFIKESQGGFESALGLFSTGQWLSIPFIIAGLFFIIRAKKLPNTL
- a CDS encoding BamA/TamA family outer membrane protein: MTFTSFLKINIIAVVLLVVSQNAFSQEENIEIAKDSVPFVTLYDLFKKKENRVDTPQALTSFIILPTLGYQPANGFTGGFISQYSFREKEEDRVSLLSGGASYSTKKQILTYAKNNMYLKGDTYFLSGDLRYYVFSQSNFGLGSDIVPYGEAFENFNYEAIEEPMKYNYFKFHQTANYKILPNIYAGLGIHIDSYDQIQDELLNLEANQLTEHYNYSQEYGYNDEHYTVAGGSANLIYDGRDNLINTNSGLFVNLSYRFNPEIRSSQQQSSTLTLDSRYFIPLSKSNKQHVLGFWLYGQFLTSGNLPYLNLPAIGWDQNSRTGKGYIQGLFRGANLAFLETEYRFPILKNQLISGTVFVNATSASDVAGDLALFHTIQPAVGLGLRVLLDKNTLTNFVMNFGLGRDSTTFYFNDGEGF
- a CDS encoding glycosyltransferase, producing the protein MKTQAIATTETYFNDNIDSVVQHPASKFAKAKSEKKVISIAKATVTTKRKISNQIILSATMLLLVGGATLVYFLQADFQQFNQMRMSSTLGLTFLILTLGLLLFKVSFLIYNVYLYFTYKPIESVSDELLPTVTVIVPAYNEGNLVLETLRSIANSDFPAKKLQILAIDDGSKDDTWSWMQKAKAELGDKLVILQQPENKGKRHALYRGFNLGTGEVFVTIDSDSIIKKDTLRNLVSPFVVDAECGAVAGNVKVLNNKNAILPKMLNVSFVMSFEFVRSAESQLGSVLCTPGALAAYRSSAVFKCLPEWIDQKFMGQASDIGEDRAMTNMILKQGEKVLFQRNAVVLTDVPEQYKGLYKMFIRWGRSNVRENLVMANYVFKSYKEGSKAGTRLLFFNQFLTIVMTYPFLIFTAFMIAMHPLLFISSTLLGILVVSTFPVLFYAKRYSASESLWAYAYSVLYTFGLFWIAPYAIATAGKSGWLTRELTV